In Quercus robur chromosome 11, dhQueRobu3.1, whole genome shotgun sequence, the following proteins share a genomic window:
- the LOC126705717 gene encoding uncharacterized protein LOC126705717: MFGVGAAAPTSIAATTTTAHTRLHSINATSSSNPFISALIGCGRVQFCSLRLNCGGPIKAMADTNTSTDTISVPNSASHPSASGNKQALISLSDKKDLAFLGKGLQELGYTIVSTGGTASTLESAGVSVTKVEQLTSFPEMLDGRVKTLHPSIHGGILARRDQKHHMDDLNKHGIATFDVVVVNLYPFYNKVTSTGGIEFEDGIENIDIGGPAMIRAAAKNNKDVLVVVDPQDYPLLLEFLKGGGDDQLFRRRLAWKAFQHVASYDSAVAEWLWKQTSGISTSSADDDKFPPSLTVPLERASSLRYGENPHQKAAFYVDKRLAEVNAGGIATAIQHHGKSMSYNNYLDADAAWNCVSEFKNPTCVVVKHTNPCGVASRDDILEAYRLAVKADPVSAFGGIVAFNVEIDEALAKEIREFRSPTDGETRMFYEIVVAPKYTEKGLEILQKKSKSLRILEAQKNEKGKLSLRQVGGGWLAQDSDDLTPQDIQFNLVSEKAPQESELHDAEFAWLCVKHVKSNAIVIAKNNCMLGMGSGQPNRVESLRIALKKAGDEVKGAALASDAFFPFAWKDAVEIACENGVSVIAEPGGSIRDADAIDCCNKYGVSLLFTNVRHFRH; this comes from the exons ATGTTCGGTGTTGGTGCAGCAGCTCCTACCTCCatcgccgccaccaccaccaccgctcACACTCGCCTCCACAGCATCAACGCTACCTCTTCTTCTAATCCTTTTATTTCG gcTTTAATTGGGTGCGGTCGGGTTCAGTTTTGTTCCTTGCGCTTGAACTGTGGTGGTCCAATCAAAGCCATGGCTGACACTAACACTAGCACTGATACTATCTCGGTGCCCAACAGTGCTTCTCATCCCTCTGCTTCTG GAAACAAACAAGCACTAATATCATTGTCAGACAAGAAAGATCTGGCTTTTCttggaaaagggctccaagaaCTGGG CTACACAATTGTTTCAACTGGAGGAACAGCATCGACTTTGGAAAGTGCTGGGGTATCTGTTACTAAAGTGGAACAGCTTACTAGTTTTCCAGAAATG CTTGATGGCCGTGTAAAAACTCTACACCCTAGCATACATGGGGGTATTCTTGCTAGGAGAGACCAAAAGCATCACATGGATGACCTCAATAAACATGGAATTG CTACATTTGATGTTGTTGTGGTGAACTTGTATCCCTTCTATAATAAAGTTACTTCAACTGGAGGAATTGAGTTCGAGGATGGAATTGAGAATATTGATATTGGTGGTCCTGCAATGATCAGGGCTGCTGCAAAG AATAACAAGGATGTGTTGGTGGTTGTGGATCCACAAGATTATCCTCTGCTCCTAGAATTTCTTAAAGGAGGCGGGGATGATCAACTCTTCCGTAGAAGGCTTGCTTGGAAGGCATTTCAACATGTTGCTTCTTATGATTCAGCAGTTGCTGAGTGGCTTTGGAAGCAGACTTCAGGAATTTCTACATCTTCTGCCGATGATG ATAAATTCCCTCCCAGCTTAACTGTGCCACTAGAGCGTGCAAGTTCTCTTCGGTATGGTGAAAATCCTCATCAAAAAGCTGCATTTTATGTTGACAAGAGGCTTGCAGAGGTTAATGCTGGTGGTATTGCAACCGCTATTCAACACCATGGGAAG TCAATGTCTTACAATAACTATTTAGATGCTGATGCAGCTTGGAATTGTGTGTCAGAGTTTAAAAACCCTACCTGTGTAGTTGTAAAGCATACAAATCCCTGTGGGGTAGCTTCACGTGATGATATCCTTGAAGCATACAGGCTTGCTGTAAAAGCAGATCCAGTGAGTGCATTTGGCGGCATTGTAGCCTTCAATGTTGAAATTGATGAG GCTCTTGCTAAGGAAATCCGAGAGTTTAGGAGCCCCACAGATGGTGAGACTCGGATGTTTTATGAGATTGTGGTTGCACCCAAGTATACAGAGAAAGGGCTtgaaattctacagaaaaaatCCAAGTCTCTAAGGATCCTCGAAgcacaaaaaaatgaaaagggaaaGCTTTCACTCAGACAAGTTGGTGGTGGGTGGTTAGCTCAGGATTCAGATGACTTGACCCCCCAGGATATCCAATTTAACTTGGTCTCTGAGAAGGCTCCACAAGAAAGTGAGCTTCATGATGCAGAGTTTGCATGGTTATGCGTCAAGCATGTCAAAAGTAACGCCATTGTAATAGCAAAG AATAACTGTATGTTGGGCATGGGAAGTGGGCAGCCAAACCGTGTAGAGAGTTTGAGAATAGCATTGAAGAAAGCTGGGGATGAGGTCAAAGGGGCAGCTTTGGCTAGCGACGCCTTTTTTCCATTTG CCTGGAAAGACGCAGTGGAAATAGCATGTGAGAATGGAGTTAGCGTTATTGCTGAGCCTGGCGGGAGCATCAGAGATGCAGATGCCATAGACTGCTGTAACAAGTATGGTGTATCGCTCCTCTTCACCAATGTGAGGCACTTCAGGCATTGA
- the LOC126705988 gene encoding uncharacterized protein LOC126705988, producing the protein MSFVLRFRHHLPNGLSRNPVVALNAINFSGFTRSFGQPARVEEEEEEEIDQRRLPTDYDPATFDPTEHRSPPSERVFRLVDEVSGLTLAEAAELGAIMMRKMGMKEPPTVGVLKPGAAGLAGMAVKSSAAAKEEKKPEKTVFEIKLESYEASAKIKIIKEVRGFTDLGLKEAKDLVEKTPSVLKRGLSKEEGEQIIEKLKALGAKVVLE; encoded by the coding sequence ATGAGCTTCGTTTTGAGATTTAGACATCATTTACCTAATGGGTTATCTAGAAATCCTGTGGTAGCACTAAATGCCATTAACTTCAGTGGGTTCACTCGAAGTTTTGGTCAACCTGCAAGGGtggaagaggaggaagaagaggagATTGATCAAAGAAGGCTCCCAACTGATTATGATCCAGCTACTTTTGATCCTACAGAGCATCGCAGTCCACCAAGTGAGCGTGTCTTTAGGCTCGTAGATGAAGTTTCAGGACTCACATTGGCTGAAGCTGCTGAGCTGGGAGCCATTATGATGAGAAAAATGGGAATGAAGGAGCCACCAACAGTGGGGGTCTTGAAACCAGGAGCAGCTGGATTGGCTGGAATGGCTGTTAAATCATCAGCAGCAGCCAAGGAGGAGAAGAAACCAGAAAAGACTGTTTTTGAAATAAAACTGGAGTCGTATGAAGCTTCTGCAAAGATCAAGATAATCAAGGAGGTCAGAGGGTTTACCGATTTGGGTCTCAAGGAAGCCAAAGATTTGGTGGAGAAGACCCCTTCAGTTTTGAAAAGGGGACTTTCAAAAGAAGAAGGTGAACAAATAATTGAGAAGTTGAAAGCTCTGGGGGCCAAGGTTGTTTTGGAATAA